One Cardiocondyla obscurior isolate alpha-2009 linkage group LG02, Cobs3.1, whole genome shotgun sequence genomic window, ACGAAGTGAATTGGGGTGATGACGACGATCACCATCACGAGGACTATGTCGGTCAACCCCATTATGCCTTTTCGTACGGGGTCGAAGATCACCATACGGGCGATTATCACGGTCAAAAGGAGTACATGGACGGTAGGTTTGCATAGTTTGAATGGAGATTAATCTCCTCTACTTTAGGGAGAGCCTTCGTGTCATCGTCGTACGTACCGCGAACCGGAGGAGAATAAGAATAACCTACTTACGTACGCGGAATCGCGATGGCAAACCTCGAGGAAGAAAAAGCTGACAAATGTACTGAGGTGAACGTAGGACAGACTGATTGTGCGAATAAAAGTGGCAACGTGACCTTTGCTCGagcaattttataatgttGCACTTGGAATACGCAATGAAAAACCACAGCATGGTAATTCCAATGATTTGACTTAAAAACGCTTCGTCGTACATCGGACGAGCGACTGGCAGTGTTaagaaatcttttattaatatcgtctgcagtattaaaattacttgtaaAGATTGtgcgtataatataaattttgtggTCAATTTTATAATCAATCTTATGACCAAATAGTAGAAATTTGTTTaccgcaagaaaaaaaaaaccatttaatACCAcagaaaatgttatttttaattgtctagtttttcataattttgcaATACTATGTTCACAAAGCACAACTTTCTCTATATAAAACGAGATCATCGAGCGTCGTCAAGTTTTAACTGGAGCGAGAGATTTCGTAGCAACGCGCCGAGAGAAAAGTTAGATACGATAAAAGTGCTGCTAAAAAACCACGCTTCAGCATTCCCGCCTTCAAAGGCAGACGGTTGAAAAGTTTATAACCATATAAAGCTTAGATAGCAGCTATTGATAGAAGAGTCTCTGAGCAACTGCGAGCGTGGTATTCGCCGGTgcgaaatcaattaaaatatctaggattaattacaaaatttcgTTTGTGTTACATTTTAAAGTCGGTGTATAAATCTGACGCGTATGAAAATATACTGCAGCTATCGTGTAACaggttgtaaaaaattatatttttccaaaGTATCAGCGAGCATCTACAATCGTGAAGTTTAAACGCCCGATTACGtcgagaatattaatttaaattgcagtTAATTatgacaattaataaataaattagttaaataattttctttgtttaatgTCTAATGCGAGGCATGTTTCTACATTTAAATGTCAGTCACGCTATATGAAATTACCGTACAAATTGCTCgtacaatacatttttttaatttatatatatgtacgtgtattaatttaacaatttgtcCGCGTACAAATTCATTCAATGAACAAAATGTATaaacacaaaattattatttagtttaataacattaatttattatttttcctaaTTATAACGGTATAAAGTGGCTCGCGTTGtcacgtgaaaaataaaatacaaattacgTGAGTTTCTAAAGCAAAAGGGAAATCCTGGTTTTATATTTCGTCGCATTCGTCTAAAACTCAATTCgtcttcataaaaaaaaaagaaaaaaaaaagagataacgCATGTCCCAAATGTGCCAGCTTTGCGCGAAGTAACGCAAGACAAATAACTCGTACGTCGATGTTTTTCAGGCACAGACGTGTTCGGAGAGTATACCGTGAAGGAACCAGACGGCAATATTAGAACGGTAAAGTACAGAGCGGGCAAAGATGGATTTCACGCCAAAGTGCATAATAGCCATCGAGACGATCGTCAACAAGACGTTTATCATAATTACGATCCCTATTAGTCCCGCAAGATTGGACACTACCTCCCGCTGAGCTCCGCCTTTTTGTATCGTGTGGTACTTTGCTCTTTTTACGTTCATTATTATTGTTGAAAAATCATCCCGTTTACGCTGCACTCATTAAAAGATTGATTGAGCACTTTGAgattttcgtttctttcagttttttttttctcgataagTCACTCGTCTAGTTTTACGCCTAGTTTCATAACAGAGTTCATTATCATGGAAGTCTTTCAATATTACGAAGTAATGTTTTAAAACTGTTGTGAAAACTCGATAAATTGATCAATTGCACAATTAGCGAACTGAATTTTCTCGGGAGAAGAAGGAGGGAGGTGGGGagggaaataattatttcctctCGAGGAAACGCAGCTGATTGTAATCTGCGATATTGAATTGTTAATAGATCAATTTCCGAACAAAACTGGCCAAAGAAGTCTTGCGAAAATACCACGTAATtcattttctgtatttttatagTCTTCTATATTAGCgcttacaataaaaatatgttaatgaaaaatgtttgattaaataaacgaaCGAATTGtgtactttatttatttactccgtGCACAATCCTCATTGAACGTTAAATGATTATTAcgtattgcaataaaaatattatttgtcgCGATGCGCATTAGACAAATcctatattaagaaaaaagaagctttatttttataaagattttataaagagcctctgtatctgacgcgtggaagccgcgattccgagttgggttctctgcgtccgaggcattagcaggcgctacgggcacacacggacacggcattgtgcctagtgtgcccgtctaaaatctgcgaccactgaCGCGCATCTCAAGCTGTGCCAGAGTCCGTGACGGGGTCCGTGCTTCGTGTTACGTGCTTCTAATCGGTCCcgtaattacgcgtatttcCGATCGAGGATAGGACGTTTTCGCGTACGAAAAAGTGTCGTCGTCGTCAATACGGgaacgaacgatcatttttTACACTTATATTACTCTACTCATCGTTCTGAGCTTCGATTCGGGCCTCGAAAAAGTGCTGTAGAAAGAATAGGTTATGTTGTGGACAAAACGCACGAAGCGTCGAGCATTTCCGACTCGCTTCACTCGGCGTCTCCTTCAGCGACATGCAGAGGACACCAACGACCGTCATTGCAAGGGTGTGAGCTCTGCACCTCGCTTGTCTTCTTCGTCGTGACCTAGGTTCTCATCCCCGTTTCGAGCAAGTGACTTTTGAAGAACTCGAgaaagataaagtgcgcgagAACCATTTTATATCGCGGAAGTAAGTAAACGCTATGAATATCGAGAGTGTAAAGTTATGCATcaaatgatcgttcgtcgcgcttcttaattataatggtaaaaaatcgccgcgataaccCACCGTCATTCTCCCGATTCGTTCGTTCCTCGAGTGATGGTGTCATTGATTAGTGAttgtgattataaaaaaaagcagagcagtgtcaAATGGTTTGAAGTGCTACAACAtgtcaggataatccagaatCCAGCctcggaaggaaggaaggaaggaaggaaggaaggaaggaaagacagACAGACGGAAagcaacctaacctaacctaaccggCAGATACCAAAGTAAGTGAACGAGCAACATATCGTTGacttaattctaattattatatataaatttttataattataatgttcAAATGCAATGACGGGCGCAAATAGGGATCCTTTGAAAAAACAGCGCGAGCTTATCGCACGCATGATTTCTTCTAGCAGAACTAATTTTCGAAACTCAGTTTGTTATATGACCTATGCAGGCAGAGTATTGTTTGCTCTAAATTACTTACCGTTCTCATGCGAAGAGCACAAACTCGTAGTTACGATCGAAAACCGATATACCAGGAGAGCCGAAAGCTGATAAAATTTCAAAGGGTACAAtgttttttagtaaaattgaCACTCGCCGATTAACAGTCTGATGAAAATATTGTTACTAGTCCAGAAAAGTTTAATAAGTCTTACttaagttaaatataaaatattaaaattaacgtttctgaattatttttatttttaatttcttttttgttgaaattttattgaaataatctaattaaagaagacataaaaataatagaaattgatTTTCGTTGGAGAATAACAAGTAATACAATTATTGAGTctcgtttaaaaaagaaagaaaagaaaaagattacattattacattttcaaatatttaacgtaccgaaataaaataatatatatctttaaaggTTAACGTCAGTGATGTAAAACTTATTcgcgcaaatatatatatacaccgctgggaaatacattttatgcaCATACCATATGTCttacataatttcttttcgtatATATAAATCACAATGATCAGGAGACGTGTCCTGCCAAAATACAATAAAGGTCCGCAAAATGTCGATATTCCATTCTGGATATGTCCACGTGTAATTTACATTCGGCACACGGTCAAACGATAAATCATGAAACCGGAGCTGGGAAGAGTCGCGTAGTAAACACCTGATAACGCACTTTCCATAACATGCAATATCATAGAAAACAGTAAACTTGCTGAGTTAGTATACataatatgttattaattgACGATATCCCACGTTGAACATTATAAATCGCAGCATAGGCTAGTGAATAAATGAACTAAATTCCATTTCTGTACAATGTCCGCGCGCGTAATCTCGTTTGTCCTAAACgaaacgtatataaataatgtttaatttacttttatactCCGTGGATTATTGTTAAATCtgatctaaattaattttatttatttttttttaacgtacgcTTAAATCGAAAGATAAAGAAACTTTGATTGAAtgttttactatttttatgcaataaatacttttgtgttaattttcaataaagagattaacgataaataattgcacTCAATATTTTGCGGAACATTGAAATCTATTGGTATAGTCCAAACAACATTTATTTTGTCAATCTTCACTTTAGATACGATTtcctttataaattttaaaatgcaacGAAAGTAGAAAGCGAGGAAAGTTATCAAAGAATCTTTGGTCGTGTTCTTTACAGAAAAGTAGAAAGCCAATGGAACAGAAAGACCGCGATAAaagcaaagaaagaaaaatagaaaagcacgagaagtgtaaaaaaaaaaaaaaacgaaagagaa contains:
- the LOC139113084 gene encoding uncharacterized protein, which translates into the protein MRIYKRNNGTERVAQFLGRSRIARITQASARKGTRSGAVIGIMTSEIIPFILILSVVLLIDAEPEGHAHSFQHFHGPVMGDEHEVNWGDDDDHHHEDYVGQPHYAFSYGVEDHHTGDYHGQKEYMDGTDVFGEYTVKEPDGNIRTVKYRAGKDGFHAKVHNSHRDDRQQDVYHNYDPY